The Haloplanus sp. CK5-1 genome segment TTGATCCGAGTTAAGTCTAAGTGATGGATTCCCGGCCCGGTGATGTCTGTATCCTCATTCCAACCTTGGATGAGGCCGAGACCATCGGCGACGTCGTCGAGGACTTCCGCGAGGCGGGATTCTCCGACGTCCTCGTCGTCGACGGCGGGTCGACCGACGGCACCCGCGACGTCGCCCGCGAGGCGGGCGCGCGCGTCGTCCAGCAGTCGGGGACGGGAAAGGGACAGGCGGTTCGCGAAGCCATCTCGAACCACGTCGACGCCGACTACGTCCTCATGCTCGACGGCGACGGCACGTACCGCGCCGCCGACGCGAACGAGATGCTCGCCCCCCTCCGCTCGGGCGAGGCCGCCCACGTCATCGGGAACCGCTTCGCAGACATGCGTTCGGGCGCGATGACGTTCCTCAACCGGGTCGGCAACCGCCTCATCAACGCCGCCTTCCGGACGATCCACCGCGACGACTTCGGCGACATCCTCTCGGGCTACCGCGCCTTTACTCGCGAGTCCTTCGAGGCGATGCACCTCACCGCCGACGGCTTCGGCATCGAGACGGAGATGGCCGTCGAGTGTGCCAAACACGGGATCCCGACGACGGTGGTCCCGATAACCTACCGCCCTCGCCCTTCGGGGTCGAACACGAACCTCCACCCGGTCCGGGACGGCGGGATCATCTTCCTCGAACTGTACCGCCGGGCGAAGACCAACAATCCCCTCTTCTACTTCGGAAGCATCGGCACGGTGTCGACACTGTTCGGGGGTCTCGTCGCCGCCTACGTCGGCGTCGAGTGGGTCACCCAGCGCGTCTCCCACGAGGTGCTCGCGATCGTCGCCGCCTTCGCCATCCTCGTCGGCGTCCAACTGCTGATGTTCGGGGTGCTCGCGGATCTGATCCTCTCGTTGCACCGCGAGCAACTCCGCGAACAGGAGTGAGCGACGGTCAGGGCTCTTCGAGCACCGAACGAACTCGCTCCACGTAACTGTTCCCGCCCCAACTGCGGGCGTCACTGATCTCGTCGAGGAGTGATCGAGCATCAGTAGCTGACAGTTGCCCGGTTCGAACGAGAACCGAGAGCAGCGTCGGCGTCGTGACGAGCCGGGTATCGGCGAGTGAGGCGTGGATCAACCCGAGTTGGGTGAACTCGTCACAGAGAAAGAGCGCAGCATCGAGCTCGTTCGCGAGGGTGACGGCCGCGTTTTCACCGTCGTCGAGCGGAAACTCGGCGTCGAGGGCGACTGGCCGTATGGTAAACGAGTCCGCTCGGTCGAGTACTGCCGATGCGGCTTGCCTGTGGACGTCATCGTACGAAGCGATCTCTCGGAGTTCCTCGACGACCGCCGTCGGGACGACGACCTCGTACCGGGTGAGACAGAGCGCGAGTGGATCGGGGTCGTCGGGGGTAACGATCCCGAGGCTCACGAGGGCGGAGGCGTCCGCGACGAGTCGCGACATCTATGCGTCGGCGACTTCGTCGACGAAATCCTCGTCCAGTTGCTGTTTCAGCACCCGGAGGTTCGCCGCTTCTTCGGCACCGACGAGTGCGTTGAGTTGCTCGAAGGTGATCTCGCCGTCGTAGTAGGCGGCTGCGATCTCCTGGATCAGCGCATCGTCGTGAGTGGCCTCCTGGAGATACTCCCGCA includes the following:
- the aglJ gene encoding S-layer glycoprotein N-glycosyltransferase AglJ — translated: MDSRPGDVCILIPTLDEAETIGDVVEDFREAGFSDVLVVDGGSTDGTRDVAREAGARVVQQSGTGKGQAVREAISNHVDADYVLMLDGDGTYRAADANEMLAPLRSGEAAHVIGNRFADMRSGAMTFLNRVGNRLINAAFRTIHRDDFGDILSGYRAFTRESFEAMHLTADGFGIETEMAVECAKHGIPTTVVPITYRPRPSGSNTNLHPVRDGGIIFLELYRRAKTNNPLFYFGSIGTVSTLFGGLVAAYVGVEWVTQRVSHEVLAIVAAFAILVGVQLLMFGVLADLILSLHREQLREQE